Proteins encoded in a region of the Lepeophtheirus salmonis chromosome 6, UVic_Lsal_1.4, whole genome shotgun sequence genome:
- the LOC121120274 gene encoding coagulation factor XI-like yields the protein MKLILTVVIAAFTFGFVECEFPCGKKLNACTEWIGETSIPWQAYTIRSYTTVKKSHEVTCNAIILNTNHVLSLQHCLYKYDSTDKISVHVGDGTKYSVKSVYVHDLDLDNVIPIKVAIAKIQGTMTFTKQMYAVCLPIPLLKLQRNYLYGTIWGKEKVNKRKGIYINFNKTSPECKNPILERPPRDDEKCLYRMDGKLDSNDHGTPFLMNHNYRCTLVGILSKGGESETPYMLDLVQIATWIQKILNL from the exons ATGAAGTTGATACTTACAGTAGTCATAGCTGCTTTTACATTCGGATTTGTTGAATGtgaat ttccttgtggaaaaaaattgaatgcttGTACAGAATGGATTGGTGAAACCTCAATTCCTTGGCAAGCTTATACAATAAGAAGTTATACAAccgttaaaaaaagtcatgagGTCACCTGTAATGCCATTATCCTAAATACAAATCATGTTCTTTCCTTACAACATtgtctttataaatatgattccACTGATAAAATTTCT gTGCATGTTGGAGATGGAACCAAGTACAGTGTGAAAAGTGTTTATGTACATGATTTAGATCTTGACAATGTTATTCCTATTAAAGTAGCTATTGCTAAAATTCAAGGAACGATGACTTTCACAAAACAAATGTATGCTGTGTGTCTACCCATTCCATTGTTAAAATTACAACGAAATTATCTATATG GTACCATATGGGGTaaagaaaaagtcaataaaagGAAAggcatttacataaattttaacaaaacttctCCAGAATGCAAGAATCCGATTTTGGAAAGGCCGCCTCGTGATGATGAGAAATGTTTATATCGTATGGATGGCAAATTAGATTCTAATGATCATGGAACTCCATTCCTAATGAATCATAACTATCGCTGTACGTTAGTAGGAATACTGAGCAAAGGGGGTGAATCTGAAACTCCATATATGCTGGATTTAGTACAAATAGCTACCTGGATCCAAAAAATTTTGAACCTTTAA